A window of Infirmifilum lucidum contains these coding sequences:
- a CDS encoding aminotransferase class V-fold PLP-dependent enzyme — protein sequence MLDPYEIRKDFPIFTRKVHGKTLIYFDNAATSQRPVQVIEAVDSFYRNQNANIGRSVHELALTATEAYEASRKIVAAFIGARPDELVFTKNATESINLAAYSLLVSGHLRSGDEVLVTRMEHHSNLLPWVRVARVAGARLRIIEVREDGTLDLDDFYRKLSDKTRVLAVTHVSNVTGVINPVKELCEEAHKHGALCLVDGAQSVPHMHVDVGRIKPDFLAFSGHKMLGPMGIGGLYVTRELAEKLEPPFPGGGAISLVGCGVDECSAEWLQAPHKFEAGTPNVAGAVGLSAAVEYLEKLGMEDVEEHERRLTKKALDILQGLGVKVYGPLDPRERTGVVSFNVGKLTPHEVAQLLDSEGIAVRSGHHCALPLIKRLGAPLGTVRASFYIYNTLEELDVFEEALRKILVVAVG from the coding sequence TTGCTAGACCCCTACGAGATCAGGAAAGACTTCCCGATATTCACGAGGAAGGTTCACGGAAAGACACTCATATACTTCGACAACGCTGCCACGAGCCAGAGGCCGGTACAGGTTATTGAAGCTGTCGACAGCTTCTACAGGAACCAGAACGCCAACATCGGCAGAAGTGTCCACGAGCTCGCGTTGACTGCAACAGAGGCGTACGAGGCCTCGCGTAAGATAGTCGCCGCGTTCATAGGGGCCAGGCCGGACGAACTCGTCTTTACGAAGAACGCGACCGAGAGCATAAACCTCGCCGCTTACTCCCTGCTAGTCTCCGGGCACCTCCGCAGCGGGGACGAAGTGCTCGTCACGCGAATGGAGCACCATAGCAACCTCCTCCCGTGGGTGCGCGTCGCCAGAGTCGCCGGGGCGAGGCTCAGGATCATCGAGGTCAGGGAGGACGGGACACTCGACCTGGACGACTTCTACAGGAAACTCTCGGATAAGACGAGGGTTCTCGCAGTAACGCACGTGAGCAACGTTACAGGGGTCATTAACCCTGTTAAGGAGCTCTGTGAAGAAGCCCACAAGCACGGCGCCCTGTGCCTCGTCGACGGAGCCCAGAGCGTGCCGCACATGCACGTGGACGTGGGCAGGATTAAGCCCGACTTCCTAGCGTTCTCTGGGCATAAGATGCTGGGGCCCATGGGCATCGGAGGGCTGTACGTAACCCGGGAGCTGGCGGAGAAGCTCGAGCCCCCGTTTCCTGGCGGAGGGGCCATCTCGCTGGTCGGGTGCGGGGTAGATGAATGTAGTGCCGAGTGGCTGCAAGCCCCTCACAAGTTCGAGGCCGGCACCCCTAACGTGGCTGGCGCTGTAGGCCTTTCAGCTGCAGTCGAGTACCTGGAGAAACTGGGCATGGAGGACGTCGAGGAGCACGAGAGGAGGCTGACTAAGAAGGCTCTCGACATTCTGCAGGGGCTCGGGGTGAAGGTGTACGGCCCCCTAGACCCAAGGGAGAGGACTGGAGTTGTCAGCTTCAACGTTGGAAAGCTCACGCCGCACGAAGTAGCACAGCTGCTGGACAGCGAGGGAATAGCTGTGAGAAGCGGCCACCACTGCGCCTTACCGCTCATAAAGAGGCTGGGAGCACCCCTCGGGACTGTGAGGGCTAGCTTCTACATCTACAACACGCTCGAGGAGCTGGACGTGTTCGAAGAGGCTCTCAGGAAGATACTGGTGGTTGCAGTGGGCTAG
- a CDS encoding InlB B-repeat-containing protein, translating to MWSRRAQASALGAVFLTIVLVLAAVVLVQYMRSQTELQAIASQVQAQRAGEGALTFSVNDTYATSVSGNNSPISLRVNVLNGTSVSTGTLEAPDGKGLLLTPTATSSGYLLRVNVSVSVPLDTVNLTQGLYLRPSATICLEIYTKTSSGSYAFYTAYILPANATSSVQVTSTNYILSVLHPKNFTLLFDRVQTNLTRYNATGFYLKIVNRGPGYTALYGLWVVTSTAAKRMPLNAVLPPGGVLPQIPVQPNSSSVNEVRVTTSTRVYILRPTPPRLLGGAAPPAAGTLLIAVYPPGSGTTNPPPGTYTYPLGSQVTVTANPSTGYAFKYWLLNGTVYSSSQTVTVTVTSFVNLTAVFQPALPPKFVVLSYNTTVTGAVSSQQRLVVTVNNTGQSTGVAQVEVYDQSGNLVNSTQVTVPPATPQQAVVVIKLPSTRGTYTWTIKVKNLATGNYDDVKTFTVIARDIFLQSRSAIVYEDFESSALPSGWTQLGGTWSTATGGWRGYALSGSDNSQGPGGDSIFANNTQLPATIYAVVKLGNVKVDYTYRGFGLLDSLSTTAFFYEVSISPVSTSYLYLYIWRFTGNWRPLKSTTAAYTGTWYTLYLVFTRGPPNTITAVLYDSSGNQLATVSASDSVVKPSYIGLAVDGSSSTLFDDVVVATGDPRYVTVTGLQQGWSVLLVDFSGNTVARAIADSTGVARLWVLNSSVLRDATIRVLDSSGSTVIQKTFPVVIGGDTYSYG from the coding sequence ATGTGGTCCCGTAGGGCGCAGGCGTCTGCTCTTGGGGCAGTATTCCTCACGATAGTCCTCGTGCTGGCGGCAGTAGTCCTGGTGCAGTACATGAGGTCACAAACCGAGCTACAGGCAATAGCCTCCCAGGTTCAAGCGCAGAGAGCGGGCGAAGGAGCCCTCACCTTCTCAGTAAACGACACGTATGCAACATCAGTTAGTGGCAATAACAGTCCGATCTCGCTTAGGGTAAATGTTCTCAATGGAACTTCTGTCTCTACAGGGACTCTCGAGGCACCGGACGGGAAAGGCCTCCTCCTCACCCCCACGGCTACGTCAAGCGGGTACCTGCTCCGGGTAAACGTCTCAGTGTCTGTTCCACTGGACACTGTAAACCTTACGCAGGGTCTGTACCTCAGGCCTAGCGCCACTATATGCCTGGAAATTTACACTAAGACCTCCTCGGGGAGCTACGCATTCTACACGGCGTACATCCTGCCAGCAAACGCGACTTCAAGCGTCCAAGTAACGTCCACAAACTACATCCTCTCAGTGCTACATCCCAAGAACTTCACGCTCCTCTTTGACAGAGTCCAGACAAACCTCACGCGCTACAACGCTACAGGCTTCTACCTCAAGATCGTGAACAGGGGCCCGGGCTACACTGCCCTCTACGGCCTGTGGGTAGTCACCAGTACAGCCGCGAAGAGGATGCCGCTCAACGCCGTGCTCCCGCCCGGCGGAGTGCTGCCACAGATCCCGGTGCAGCCGAACTCCTCCTCGGTGAATGAGGTTAGAGTCACCACGTCGACTAGAGTGTATATCTTACGCCCAACGCCACCCCGACTGCTCGGAGGAGCAGCCCCTCCTGCAGCCGGTACTCTCTTGATAGCTGTGTACCCGCCCGGCTCTGGGACAACAAACCCCCCGCCAGGGACATACACGTACCCGCTAGGCTCTCAAGTAACAGTCACGGCGAACCCCAGTACCGGCTACGCCTTCAAGTACTGGCTCCTGAACGGAACCGTATACTCCTCCAGCCAAACCGTAACCGTCACTGTGACCAGCTTCGTAAACTTGACAGCTGTATTCCAACCCGCGCTGCCACCTAAATTCGTGGTACTGAGCTACAACACGACAGTAACTGGGGCAGTCTCCTCGCAGCAACGGCTAGTAGTCACAGTCAACAACACTGGCCAGTCTACAGGTGTAGCCCAAGTCGAGGTCTACGACCAGTCAGGCAACCTTGTAAACAGCACGCAGGTGACAGTGCCTCCGGCAACACCCCAACAGGCAGTCGTTGTTATAAAGCTCCCGTCAACGCGCGGGACATACACCTGGACAATCAAGGTGAAGAACCTCGCCACTGGAAACTACGACGACGTGAAGACATTCACGGTGATCGCCAGAGACATCTTCCTCCAGTCCCGGAGCGCAATAGTATACGAGGACTTCGAGTCAAGCGCGCTCCCCTCAGGCTGGACGCAACTCGGCGGGACATGGAGCACAGCGACAGGGGGCTGGAGAGGCTACGCGTTAAGCGGTAGCGACAACAGCCAGGGCCCCGGCGGCGACTCCATTTTCGCCAACAACACACAGCTACCCGCAACAATATACGCTGTGGTCAAGCTCGGAAATGTGAAAGTAGATTACACGTACAGAGGCTTTGGCTTACTTGACTCTCTGAGCACTACGGCGTTCTTCTATGAGGTCTCTATTAGTCCAGTATCTACCTCCTACCTCTACCTATACATATGGAGGTTCACGGGGAACTGGAGGCCTCTAAAGTCGACAACTGCTGCTTACACGGGGACATGGTACACTCTCTACCTCGTGTTTACGAGAGGCCCGCCGAACACTATTACTGCCGTCCTCTATGACTCCAGCGGCAACCAGTTGGCTACAGTCTCCGCGAGCGACTCTGTGGTGAAGCCCTCATACATAGGCCTGGCCGTGGACGGGTCATCTTCAACGCTCTTCGACGACGTCGTCGTCGCCACTGGAGACCCCAGGTACGTGACGGTAACTGGGCTACAGCAGGGCTGGAGCGTGCTGCTCGTGGACTTCTCGGGCAACACTGTTGCACGTGCAATCGCTGACTCGACGGGTGTGGCCCGGTTGTGGGTCTTGAACAGCTCTGTTCTGCGGGACGCCACTATAAGGGTGCTGGACTCGAGCGGCAGCACGGTGATTCAGAAGACGTTCCCCGTCGTCATCGGAGGGGACACTTACTCTTATGGATGA
- the pheS gene encoding phenylalanine--tRNA ligase subunit alpha: MDSLRGAHGAPILEKVFLPERQKRLVEAVLRGVDDVDVLASVLGVRREDIMRDLEELKAKGLLEVERAEEVLYVLTKEGERCLAEGLPEEKVLGILKARGELPKTDLLALGARSGVSEGEVELGLMQLAAAKAVSFKSGVVSLVDASRAQELVERNRSALRLVAQGSQPDSDVANALRRRGLIEARKRARLRAGPTARLLELWDKGLVLEARVVTELTPELVVSGAWREAVFKPFDLSAEPPRVLLGRKHPYLEFLDWLREILVEMGFEEMKGPHVELELWNFDALFQAQDHPAREIHDTYFVKGGIQGSFHDEELLRRIAAVHESGGGTGSRGWGYKWNPSRALRLILRTQTTAVSARTLYQRGPGEYMCFSLDRVFRPENLDAKHSMEFYQLEGIIVGQHVTFRNLLGFFDEMARRLGLGRVKVKPAYFPFTEPSVEGFIKHEKLGWIEVFPGGMFRPEMLSALGVKDVNVAAWGIGIDRIAMAVLGIDDIRLLFTQDLEFIRRTPRPIPLSLLR, from the coding sequence ATGGATAGCCTTCGTGGTGCCCATGGAGCGCCAATTTTAGAGAAGGTTTTTCTCCCAGAGAGGCAGAAGAGGCTAGTCGAAGCGGTTCTAAGAGGGGTTGACGATGTAGACGTGCTCGCGTCCGTTCTCGGCGTGAGACGGGAAGACATAATGCGGGATCTAGAGGAGTTGAAAGCTAAGGGGCTCCTTGAGGTTGAAAGAGCGGAAGAAGTGCTCTACGTCTTGACGAAGGAGGGCGAGAGATGCCTGGCCGAGGGCCTCCCAGAGGAGAAAGTCCTAGGAATCCTCAAAGCCCGAGGCGAGCTCCCGAAGACCGATCTCCTCGCGCTGGGGGCGAGGAGCGGTGTTTCTGAGGGCGAGGTAGAGTTAGGCCTCATGCAGCTCGCCGCGGCCAAGGCTGTCTCGTTCAAGTCAGGCGTTGTAAGCCTGGTTGATGCTAGCAGGGCCCAAGAGCTCGTAGAGAGGAATAGGAGTGCGCTACGCCTTGTCGCCCAGGGCTCCCAGCCTGATAGTGATGTTGCAAACGCTCTCAGGAGGCGGGGTCTCATAGAGGCAAGGAAACGCGCCAGGCTTAGAGCCGGACCCACTGCTCGTCTACTAGAGCTCTGGGATAAGGGACTCGTGCTAGAGGCCAGAGTGGTAACAGAGCTTACACCCGAGTTGGTAGTAAGCGGCGCCTGGAGGGAGGCCGTATTCAAGCCTTTCGACCTCAGCGCCGAGCCCCCTAGAGTGCTCCTCGGCCGCAAGCACCCGTACCTGGAATTCCTCGACTGGCTCAGAGAAATCCTTGTAGAGATGGGCTTCGAGGAGATGAAAGGCCCACACGTAGAGCTCGAGCTGTGGAACTTCGACGCCCTCTTCCAAGCCCAGGATCACCCGGCTAGGGAGATACACGACACGTATTTCGTAAAGGGAGGTATCCAAGGCTCCTTCCACGACGAAGAGCTCCTGAGGAGAATCGCAGCCGTCCATGAGAGCGGGGGCGGCACAGGATCCCGCGGGTGGGGCTACAAGTGGAATCCCTCGAGGGCGCTCAGGCTCATACTCCGCACGCAGACAACAGCAGTCTCTGCTAGAACACTCTACCAGCGCGGCCCCGGGGAGTACATGTGCTTCTCCCTAGACAGAGTGTTCAGGCCGGAGAACCTCGACGCTAAGCACAGCATGGAGTTCTACCAGCTCGAGGGCATCATCGTCGGGCAGCACGTAACGTTCAGAAACCTCCTTGGCTTCTTCGACGAAATGGCGAGGAGACTGGGGCTGGGGAGGGTCAAGGTCAAGCCGGCCTACTTCCCCTTCACGGAGCCAAGCGTGGAGGGCTTCATAAAGCACGAGAAACTGGGCTGGATAGAAGTCTTCCCAGGTGGGATGTTCCGCCCGGAGATGCTCTCGGCCCTAGGGGTTAAGGACGTAAACGTCGCAGCATGGGGTATAGGCATCGACAGGATAGCCATGGCAGTGCTCGGAATAGACGACATCCGGCTCCTCTTCACACAGGATCTCGAATTCATAAGGCGTACTCCCCGGCCTATACCGCTGAGCCTGCTGAGGTGA
- a CDS encoding energy-coupling factor transporter transmembrane component T family protein, translating into MFAGLYIERKSLMHSLDPRSKLLWVLLVLVASIATQFNGLKSLPVFLSTILALSLSGLGSGLAVLLIFNSMVFLLVTTLIWAGIYSSQGNILLELGWLRLTDVGLLVALGKFFLIINPILAFVVFFASTKPYLLMWTLEKFKVPHKLALTFVIALSLMPTMVRAAGDVIDAQRARGLALDRGGILDRVRKHIPIIVPLFSKMLSDIWDLSLVLATRGAGYGRKTYIFEPSWKPPDTVFSALSLVFYGVVAAWGLGLIG; encoded by the coding sequence ATGTTTGCAGGCCTTTATATTGAGAGAAAGTCCTTGATGCACAGTTTAGATCCACGCTCAAAACTTCTGTGGGTCTTACTCGTACTAGTAGCGTCTATAGCCACACAGTTCAACGGCCTTAAGAGCCTGCCAGTTTTCCTTTCGACGATCCTAGCGCTTTCGCTATCAGGTTTAGGTTCAGGCCTAGCAGTGCTCCTCATATTCAACTCCATGGTTTTCTTGCTCGTGACTACGCTGATATGGGCCGGGATCTACAGCTCCCAGGGGAATATCCTCCTAGAGCTAGGCTGGCTAAGACTGACGGACGTCGGGCTGCTCGTGGCACTCGGCAAGTTCTTCCTTATAATTAATCCAATCCTCGCGTTTGTAGTCTTCTTTGCCTCGACTAAACCATACCTCCTAATGTGGACCCTAGAGAAGTTTAAAGTCCCCCACAAACTGGCACTTACGTTCGTGATAGCCCTAAGCCTTATGCCCACAATGGTTCGCGCAGCCGGGGACGTCATAGACGCGCAGAGGGCTAGAGGGCTAGCCTTAGACAGGGGTGGCATACTTGACAGGGTGAGGAAACACATTCCTATAATCGTGCCGCTCTTCTCCAAGATGCTCTCAGACATATGGGATCTAAGCCTAGTACTGGCAACTAGGGGGGCGGGCTACGGGAGGAAAACCTACATCTTCGAGCCCTCGTGGAAACCGCCCGATACCGTATTCTCGGCACTGTCTCTGGTGTTTTACGGGGTGGTCGCGGCATGGGGTCTGGGCCTGATAGGGTAG
- a CDS encoding energy-coupling factor ABC transporter ATP-binding protein: MGSGPDRVVSLKNVYARYVTSEKWIVEDVSLEASRGEMIVLMGPSGCGKSTLLNVIAGLLPGVIPGVVEGEVIIDGINPVKQGYRALRGRVGIVYQNPEIQIITRSVYEELAMAPENLGLPKEEVISRVEWALDALGLRGYENKDPQTLSGGEKQLVAIASVLTMKPKLLLLDEPTSMLDHTGTRLVLKAITTLKEEYGLTIIAAEHRVEWAVDVADRVYLMADGRIVLGGTPDDVFSDIAAVTKLGVRPPGVTEVAYELYRRGINVGFPVRLRNFEKFLGVSHD; the protein is encoded by the coding sequence ATGGGGTCTGGGCCTGATAGGGTAGTGAGCCTGAAGAACGTCTACGCAAGGTACGTAACTTCCGAGAAGTGGATTGTTGAAGACGTCTCGCTAGAGGCGTCTAGGGGTGAAATGATAGTCCTAATGGGCCCCAGCGGGTGCGGTAAGAGCACTCTGCTCAATGTCATAGCCGGCCTCCTGCCGGGCGTCATCCCGGGGGTTGTAGAGGGAGAGGTTATCATCGACGGAATAAACCCTGTTAAGCAGGGCTATAGGGCTCTGAGGGGCAGGGTTGGCATCGTGTACCAGAACCCCGAGATACAGATCATAACACGCTCGGTGTACGAGGAGCTCGCAATGGCCCCTGAGAACCTTGGCCTCCCAAAGGAGGAGGTAATAAGCCGTGTTGAGTGGGCTCTCGACGCCCTCGGGTTGAGGGGGTACGAGAACAAGGATCCCCAGACTCTATCAGGAGGCGAGAAGCAACTAGTCGCTATCGCGAGCGTCTTGACGATGAAGCCCAAGCTACTACTCCTGGACGAGCCGACGTCAATGCTAGACCACACAGGCACTAGGCTCGTTCTAAAGGCGATAACGACTCTCAAGGAGGAGTATGGGCTGACTATTATTGCCGCTGAACACAGAGTAGAGTGGGCTGTGGACGTTGCAGACAGAGTCTATCTAATGGCCGATGGGCGCATAGTCCTAGGTGGCACCCCGGACGATGTTTTCTCGGACATCGCGGCTGTCACAAAGCTAGGAGTCCGCCCGCCCGGAGTAACCGAGGTAGCATATGAGTTGTACAGGAGAGGCATAAACGTTGGCTTCCCGGTGCGCCTAAGAAATTTTGAGAAATTCCTGGGTGTGTCCCATGATTAG
- a CDS encoding aldo/keto reductase, producing the protein MERKFVPKMGLEVAAIGMGTWDIGGGFWTPDYTRDDEWVEALRYGLELGLTLIDTAEMYGGGHAEELVGRAIRGFSREELFIVSKVWQTHAARDEVVKAAEASVKRLGTYVDLYLIHWPPEGVELCETMRGLEEAVERGYARFIGVSNFGVELIEEARSCLSHVDVVAVENKFSLLDRRDESSVIPYAEREGMLYLAYTPLEKGQLARDPFLASIGAKYGKTAAQVALNWLLGFKPVVPIPKASDKRHIKENAGAAGWRLSEEDWRLISEKYRRVVV; encoded by the coding sequence ATGGAGAGGAAATTCGTGCCGAAAATGGGGTTAGAAGTTGCAGCCATCGGGATGGGCACGTGGGATATCGGGGGTGGGTTCTGGACTCCGGATTACACTCGCGACGACGAGTGGGTCGAGGCCTTAAGGTACGGGCTGGAGTTGGGCCTCACACTCATCGACACAGCCGAGATGTATGGCGGTGGCCACGCCGAGGAGCTCGTGGGCAGGGCTATCAGGGGTTTTAGCCGGGAGGAGCTCTTCATAGTCTCGAAGGTCTGGCAGACCCACGCCGCCAGGGATGAGGTCGTCAAGGCCGCTGAGGCTAGCGTCAAGAGGCTTGGGACGTATGTTGACCTCTACCTCATCCACTGGCCCCCAGAGGGCGTAGAGCTGTGCGAGACAATGAGGGGCTTGGAGGAGGCTGTGGAGAGGGGCTATGCGAGGTTCATCGGGGTAAGCAACTTCGGCGTAGAGCTAATAGAGGAAGCCAGGAGCTGTCTAAGCCACGTCGACGTCGTGGCCGTGGAGAACAAGTTTAGCCTGCTCGACCGCAGAGACGAGAGCTCTGTTATACCCTATGCCGAGAGGGAGGGCATGCTCTACCTGGCGTACACGCCCCTCGAGAAGGGTCAGCTGGCTAGAGACCCCTTTCTAGCAAGCATTGGAGCTAAGTACGGCAAGACAGCTGCGCAAGTCGCGCTCAACTGGCTCTTGGGGTTCAAGCCCGTGGTGCCGATACCGAAAGCCAGCGATAAACGCCACATTAAGGAGAATGCAGGCGCGGCTGGGTGGAGGCTGAGCGAGGAGGACTGGAGGCTTATATCTGAGAAGTACAGGAGGGTCGTAGTGTAG
- a CDS encoding thymidylate synthase: MPDIVVLNPESNVAVATLWTKKELVVGKLRELGVDTKVNIVGTLYTRYGINYLLYTLSQHTEIDSVIVFGADLSGSGEALVELFRGRVPEGLRLMWPLEEVKPIIDSVKVVDLREAFKKNDFNALAEAVARSYSPGAKRQRVNLELREVKASSWPLQVAGLSIVEDDVVRAWGKLLDAVMTWGFLKESEYGEMQKQLLGAQVVLYAEKALKSAERLGEFFPRDELERHVESLIRGVEGASYSYGERLRRHREAGDQLELIVSKLASSPSTRRAIALTWDFQVDPWSRDPPCLVAIQGDLSGGRYNQLAYFRSHDAYAGWPVNVYGLLRLMEHVSSLLSERTGRSVKPGFLIVFSASLHVYEHDWLRAQEVVSREKRGFAAFVEDPKGNFIVRLEGGRIVLELRDQEGVLVESYTGTSAKEILGQVNLDALMPRHASYLARELVRAEEALRKGLEYVQDAV; this comes from the coding sequence ATGCCTGACATTGTAGTCCTGAACCCCGAGTCCAATGTGGCGGTGGCCACCCTATGGACGAAGAAGGAGCTTGTAGTTGGGAAGCTCAGGGAGCTCGGCGTCGACACGAAGGTTAACATCGTCGGCACCCTTTACACCAGGTACGGGATAAACTACCTCCTGTACACCCTATCCCAGCACACGGAGATAGACTCGGTCATTGTTTTCGGGGCAGACCTCTCGGGGAGCGGGGAGGCGCTCGTCGAGCTCTTCAGGGGCAGGGTTCCTGAAGGCCTGAGGCTTATGTGGCCCCTCGAGGAGGTCAAGCCTATAATAGATAGCGTCAAGGTCGTAGACCTCCGCGAAGCCTTCAAAAAGAACGACTTTAACGCACTTGCAGAGGCCGTAGCTAGAAGCTACTCGCCGGGCGCCAAGAGGCAGCGTGTAAACCTCGAACTAAGGGAGGTTAAGGCCTCCTCCTGGCCCTTGCAGGTGGCGGGCCTGAGCATAGTCGAGGACGACGTCGTGAGGGCCTGGGGGAAGCTCCTCGACGCCGTGATGACCTGGGGTTTCCTCAAGGAGAGCGAGTACGGGGAGATGCAGAAACAGCTGCTCGGGGCCCAGGTTGTGCTCTACGCGGAGAAGGCCCTGAAGTCTGCGGAGAGGCTCGGCGAGTTCTTCCCACGGGACGAGCTAGAGAGACACGTGGAGTCGCTAATCAGGGGTGTAGAAGGTGCGAGCTACTCGTACGGCGAGAGGCTACGCAGGCACAGGGAGGCCGGGGATCAGCTAGAGCTCATAGTGTCTAAACTTGCCTCCTCGCCTAGCACTAGGAGGGCTATTGCCTTGACGTGGGACTTCCAGGTAGACCCCTGGAGCAGGGATCCCCCGTGCCTCGTAGCGATTCAGGGAGACCTCTCAGGGGGCAGGTACAACCAGCTAGCGTACTTCAGGAGCCACGACGCCTACGCCGGCTGGCCCGTCAACGTCTACGGCCTACTGAGGCTAATGGAGCACGTCTCAAGCCTCCTCTCCGAGAGGACAGGCCGGAGCGTGAAGCCCGGCTTCCTAATAGTCTTCAGCGCCTCGCTACACGTCTACGAGCACGACTGGCTACGCGCGCAGGAAGTCGTGAGCCGGGAAAAGAGGGGCTTCGCGGCATTCGTAGAGGACCCCAAGGGCAATTTCATAGTAAGGCTCGAAGGCGGCAGAATAGTCCTAGAACTGAGAGACCAGGAAGGCGTCCTCGTCGAGAGCTACACCGGCACCAGCGCCAAGGAGATCCTAGGCCAGGTTAACCTCGACGCTCTAATGCCCAGGCACGCGTCGTACCTGGCCAGAGAGCTAGTCCGCGCCGAGGAGGCTTTGAGGAAGGGGCTAGAGTACGTACAGGACGCCGTCTAG
- a CDS encoding energy-coupling factor ABC transporter ATP-binding protein: MIRFEDVDFVYPTGVRAIQGVSLSIESGEFVGVIGHSGAGKTTLAKLATSLLKPTRGRVLIDGKDSKSLPASEAARIVSYVFQNPDMMIFSQTVRDEVAFALRNLGFPESEIEKRVQEALRAVDLNKPLDTPPQTLSFGEKHRLAIASVLVMGSRALVLDEPTTGLDYGRSLMLFDTLNALNASGKTIVVITHDLDLLARYASRIIVLEKGRVIRDGSTLDVLGDADFLESHGFMLTHVQQVARRLGVKAITPSKLAEELADRLHGLSSPR; the protein is encoded by the coding sequence ATGATTAGGTTTGAAGACGTCGACTTCGTCTACCCTACAGGTGTAAGAGCCATACAGGGTGTCTCTCTCAGCATAGAAAGCGGCGAGTTTGTCGGCGTGATAGGCCACAGCGGTGCCGGCAAGACTACGCTGGCTAAGCTCGCGACGTCACTGCTCAAGCCGACGAGAGGCAGGGTTCTAATAGACGGAAAAGACTCAAAGAGCCTACCGGCGTCCGAGGCCGCCAGGATTGTCTCCTACGTGTTCCAGAACCCGGACATGATGATATTCTCCCAGACTGTGAGAGACGAAGTAGCCTTCGCCCTCAGGAACCTGGGCTTCCCCGAGAGCGAGATCGAGAAAAGGGTGCAGGAGGCTCTTAGAGCAGTAGACCTAAACAAGCCACTAGACACGCCGCCCCAGACACTCAGCTTCGGCGAGAAACACCGCCTGGCAATAGCAAGCGTGTTGGTCATGGGCTCGCGGGCACTGGTGCTAGACGAGCCAACAACGGGCCTAGACTATGGGCGTAGCTTAATGCTCTTCGACACCCTTAATGCCTTAAACGCCTCCGGCAAGACTATAGTGGTGATAACGCACGACCTGGATCTACTTGCCCGCTACGCCTCCCGCATAATCGTGCTCGAGAAGGGCAGGGTGATAAGGGACGGCAGCACGCTCGATGTTCTAGGCGACGCTGACTTCCTGGAGTCGCACGGCTTCATGCTAACTCACGTGCAGCAGGTAGCTAGGCGCCTAGGAGTCAAGGCAATAACTCCTAGCAAGCTGGCAGAGGAACTAGCGGATAGGCTACACGGCTTATCATCACCCAGATAG